The region tcttattCTGGTCATCATGCAATTATAAGTGGCCAGAATTTGTAAAAGAGACTGATCTGAAATAAATTATGTTgccaaaaaatacaaattaaagaaTAAGTACTATTTTGATACAATTTCGGCTAATTTCCTTTATCTACTATATATATGGTGTTGACTTTTGACAAAAACGTTTtctgaaatgtttttttaacaaaggGCCAACGTGCACTCTGAACTTGTGACACTGATCATCtaatctaatttatatttttttaagtaattaaccccataattttttaattttgggtcaaataactctataattaatatttttatttcaaaaaagagATTTGGGATAATTATATCGTAACAATTAGAgaaatatctaattacttttttgcatcactcacctccgatttgcattttatacgtttttaaaaaaaatacaataatagaattatttgaccaaaaaatgaagagttttggggttaattgctcaaaaaagtataaattgggttagatgactccgtgtcacaagtttagcaGGTGCATTGATTCTTTGTTCAATGTTTTTTTACATTATAGAAAGTCTTATTgtaagagaaattcttagataaaTTCAGTCCAATACATCATCCGTGAACTAAatcaatcatattataatacctcattaaaataagggtattcttgtaatatcatatccaaaaatgtatgcaaataacaaacaaaattataagaatacttttattttaatgaggtgttataatataattgacttagtccacggatgacgtggtagaccgggtctacataagaatttttCCTTATAGTAAAAATTATTTCCTTAGTAAAATTAGTAAAGTgacttaatcaaataaataaagaaagtcTAGTCGCTCAATGTATTTTTCAATTCAAATAAGCCTAAATAAAATagtactttttaataatttaataaattaaaataaataattatcatagtttattttgtattatcttatttatattcAGACTGTAATAAGTTGACCGactgataattaattaatttatattaatcaactatatatatattattagtaGATGGACCtcatttattacaaaaatgGACATCTTTTGCTAACAATTCATAATAAAGTGTCTTTtgtaatgtaaaaaaataatctaaAGGGATATATTTATCGAAAGTGAAAGCCATAATATAGGTAAATGAATTTTTGATCATAAATGTATAAatcttaattttcaattattattttattaaccaTTTGTTAATTAATAGCTGCTCCAAGAAATCGCAACAAAGAGCTCTAGAGGAACTTATTCAGACGTCCAAAATGAGGAAAATTTGACCTTAGCATTTTCCCAGTGTTTGGCTGGCCTTCAAACTATTATTGCTCCAGACTTGACCTTGACAGTCATACCAGAGAAGAACTCAAAGATAGTGTCTGTGTCAGTGTCCGATCTGGATTATCCACAATCCACAGAAGATGATGGCTCCGTCACTATTTTATTTGGTGATCTCTTCAGTCGAGAGACTCGCAAGGCTATTGTATATCTTCGTCTATCCGAGATTAAACCTAGAAAGGGCCGAACATCGGTGCCCTCGACTATTCTCCAAGTCAATTACACCTATACCTAGTAAGAAACtccaacatttttctttttctttttcgcTTTGTTGTCGAGGTTTTATTTCTAATTTGATCCATATGCGATCGATTTTGCAGTGCTGAGGGGATCCTATTTCGGGCTGAAGCTCAACTCGTTGAAATAACTCGATCTCGGACAGCAGTGACGCAAGAGATTGAAGACATTTTGATTGAGGAGGATCGTTTGTCCACGTTAAAGGCGATAAAAGATGCAATAGCGGAGGCAGATCGCGGGAATCTTCGTGGAGCTGTATCCATTCTGGAAGCGGCCTTGGACTCACTTAACCGTGCTGTCTACCAGCCTAATGAAATGACTGACACGATGAAATATGAGCTAAAAAGGATAATAGACTTGATGAAAGATCCAAACACCTACAAGACGAGAGGGCGTCCTTTTGCCCTCTCATATGTGACTTCCCATGGTCGCCAGCGTTACGCCACAAAAGGAGACACTGGCtcggatttgaaaaaaatgcgCTCATATGCCACGAAAAATATGAACACAAGCTTTGAACAAGCCGAGCGTTTTGACaagaatccaaacatatcactgCCCTCGGCCAAGGAGGATGCGCAACTGGATCTTAAAAATGATCCGTTCGCCCCAATTGCGGTACCTCTTGCGAACAATAATCAGAGAGCCATTCTGGCTCTAAAACAGAACGAAGATATTATTGAGAATGTTAAGACACTTGAAGACATTGAAAATATAGCACGCAATGTTGAGACTGGCATCCAATCTCTCCAAAAAATGCTAGCCTCAATTGGAAATGTCCTCAAGACCTAGTAAAGCAGCAACAAAAACTGAATTTCTCCATCAACTGCATGGGTTTCTATGGGAAAGACAATCCTTCCATCTTATCCTTGCTCCACAATAAAAATGATGGCTCTAGCATATTTGTTGGGGTGAATGtgaatcttttattttattactgtTTTAACTGTAATTGCCTTATTATCGTTGAataaaacacaaatttaaaagaaattgtaaattaaataaactatagTACAAATGGTATATGCGCTTGGCAGCAATCTGTTAGGTCGTGGgatcaattcctcccacaaacgctccccCTCCCCCAattatcaacaaaaataaaataaataaatatttgctgcttttattaaaattaactaaaatatttaattttgtaaattgcAGCCCGatttaaagaattttatttctataataTTCACATTTATCCAATTGAATCAACTAAAACTTATTTTACTTAAGCGTTAGCCACTGAATAGTATGGAAGTGTGCTACGATTATGTGTGTTTTaagcagaaggtacaaaaaagccTTCgaatttttctcaaaagtatagatcagcccttttactttatctgggcacaattaagtccccgtatttttaaaattgaacaattaaacccttattattataaaatcgaacaaaaaaacccttttattttacttttgggacacttacctcctcaaatttttggtaaatattttaaatattaaaattattttgaactttttttctatatgattatgagagacatgtcagccattaacaagtgtttctaatgatgttggatgaaagggggttatttgttctatttgaaaacaaagagggtttaattataccccaaaaaagtaaaagggctgatttgtacttttgtaaaaattacGAGGGTTTTTTGGTACCTTTTGCCTGTTTTCTATCTAATAATTTGTGTAGTAGTTTAGATTTGGGCTTATTAGGtgtttacctaaaataaaagaataattaccTCAGTGTTGAAAAGATATTATAAATACCTCAAGATTTTTGTCTAATTACTTTTGTACTCTCCATGTCAAAATATTCAGAATTTTACTCTCACATATGACAGCTCTCTCTCTCTCCTTCCTATTTTTTATgtggttctttttttttttcattttttccctCCTTCATTATTTCTCCGCCATCACCTCCGCCATCGCTCCGCCATCACTTTCGTCGTCTCTCCACCATCGCTCCGCCGTCGTATTATCGTTGTATTACCGTCGTTccaatattatttaaaatttaaattatcgattttgtaatttttatggtttatttTGACTTATAAACCTAAAAAATATCAATCTTACAATTTTTCAGTTCCAGATCTAAAAATATgtagaaaaaacgattttcatctggaaaaaattattttctgcaaaaaaaaaaaacgattttctgcggaaaaacagcgtctgattatcatatcattatcacgacattatcatgtcgttatcataatactgcaaaaaataaaaaaaatctataaaaaataatatttgattatcatactgctatcataacattatcatgacgtactttgtcataacactatattatcataacattgtcatgacgtactttatcataacaatataatatcataacattatcataacgtactttatcataattttatcataatattttattataccttatcatattattatcaaacggtatcatattattatcatcaaatttatcatactgttatcataacgttatttatcttttatcataactatatcatattattatcataatattatcatgacgtactttatcataactatatcgtaactttttatcataaacttatcataacattatcacaatatactttatcataacagtatcaaaaaatattatcataacattatcatcacgtactttatcataactatatcataattttatcatactattatcataatcttatcatattattatcataaccgtataacattatgatattgatatgataacgttaaTGATATAGATatgctaacgttaatgataccgaaatgataatcaagcacttttcttgataaaaaaatcgtttttcgctgcagtgttatgataatgatatgataacgtcatagtgataacgatatgataatcagacgctgttttctgcagaaaatcgttttttccatcataaaatcatttttaatgcagattttcagatcttaaactgaacaaattcaagaataattttttaagatctgagagttaaaataatcgtaataatcaccacgaattaagaaaaaaatcgctaaaatatagAAGAATGGCGAATCGACGACGGAGTGAAGACGAAGCGAAGGCGGAGTAACGACGGAGTAATAATGGATCGTTGAAGAAACAGCGGCGGCGTGATAAAGaaggaaaaaataaatgaagaagagaaaaaaaatagagaagaagaagaagaagaagaagaagaagaagaagaagaagaaaaaatggagaagaagaaggaaagagagagagagagagaagaaaatctgaaaaataaaaaagagagtaATATTAAAatgcttagagtaaaaaataataaaaaataagtatttttataataaaaaaagactttagagtaaaaaaataaaagtattaaaaaggtgaagtattttctctattttttcctTATTGAagtataatttactattattttaaaaaatagagtatatttcctaattttctctttagattttgatatacaataaaaaaaagtaccTAGAGAAGGAcgattatgaatatgaaaaaaatttctaACAATCAAACAACAGCATAGCAATCATGTTCCATGCCCAGAAAAGAAATTGCTACATATGTTGCACCATCCTCAGGTCTAGGGCTGTGCGTTCGGTtagttcggtcggttcggtcaccgaaccgaacAAACCGAACACCGAAGATTGGTAAAAATTCCAAACCAAACCGGaccgaattttaattttggattacaccaaaccgaaccgaaaagtTCGGTTTGGTGAAAAACCGAAGTTTTTTACTTtctcctttttttaatttttttattacaaaataaattctaatattaaataataagtgtctaataaatatttttatatatttattaacataattatatgtcgtatgaaatttattaacatatatatccactataattaaaatattaaaaccaaaaaatataaatttacatatatttacatattttttttattttttatttaaattgttcggtttttcggttttttcgatttttaaaatgctcaaaccgaaccgaaaaccgaacaccaaactttcacctaattacaaaccgaaccaaaccatattCGACAAAAAACTGAACCGTAATTgtaatttcggttcggttcggtgaaacggttcggtttggtttggtttttgcacAACCCTACTCAGGTCcctatactttttattttttgtttattaggttattttaaaaaaaaatatttactttatcCCTATACAATCAAATTTCGTAATGATTTCGTCCTTAAAGAGactaagtaaataaaaaatgaacatttacaaaaggttaagtaaataacaaattttatataGGACGGTGACAAAACAGAAGTAGAAGGACTAATTAAGGCAATAAAATAGATCAGggatgaaataaataaaaattaaaacgtatAGAGACCTGAGGATGGGATTTGCTGTCTTTATTTAGTTCTAGTTCTCATTTGTTTTGCAAGAGTTGTCTTTATTTGTAAGTGtcaaaattctaattttttaattgttgtatggatttctttaaaaattcggattgcaatttagtccataaaatTACCAATAGACTCCGATTAAAAAAGAAAGTTTGCATTTAGGTGCGCAAAATTGCAATTTCATCCATAAGCTTTCTAAAAGGACCAAaatcaacttttaaatttataaactaattGCAAGACTTTGAAAACGTTCAATTGAATctaaatcaaattttatatttagaaaaatattcattttaaattggACAATTTTCTCTGGCTATCATCATTGGTCATCaatgcattttttaaaaatctgtaTCAAAATTACAGTGCTTAAAGTTACCCCTctttttgatgaaatttgagTAACCAAACATTGTTAAAGACAATATAAGCACTGTGGATTAGCACATAcataatatttgaataaaaatattaaatggatATCGCTTGTGTCATTTTCATTGTATAGTTGTCGATCATCTTGAACACAATTACCCATTGATGACTAACATGAAGCATTTATCCTTTAGAGAGTCTACTATTGTGCAACGTCAATCTATTGGGAAGTCTCAACTATTATGAAGCGTGGATCTTTGTTGATTCCACTATTTCGAAGCGTCGAGTCCTAACTATCGCGAAGACGAACATATTTTCTAACCCTCTATTTGTAACCGCTGAAGATGTGGTGTTCTGCATCCGCTGAGGAGAGGATAAACCTTGCAACCACTGAAGATGTGGTGTTCTGCAACCATAAATGTAATTTTCCAAACTCCTTTTGGCACATCAAATGTTGATCGGAATACTACAGTAATGCATTTGACCCTTACTAAAACCATTGAAGATGTGGTGTACCACGTAACCATAAAGGTATCTTTACAAAATCCTTTTGGCACGTTAGATGTCAATTGAAATGCTATATATAGTAATGTATTTGACCCTTACTAAATATGCTACAGCGAAGCCGTAACCCTTGCTGATGATGATGTTGATCGAGATGCTATAGTGAAGTATATGACCCTTGCGAGGTATCTGACCCTTACTAATTTGCTATCTCAAATCTATAATCCTTTTTGATGATGATGTTGATCGCGAGGCTATAAAAAAGTATCCCGGCCCTTACTAATTTGCTATCGCAAAGTCGTAATCCTTATTGATGATGATATTGATCGAGATGTTATAGCAAAGTATCCAACACTTACTAATTTGCTATCACAAAGGAGTTACAACAAAGGAGTAATTCTTGTTGATGTGATGTTGATCGAGATGCTATAGTGAATTATCTAACACTTACTAAATTTGCTATCATGAATCCATAACccttgatgatgatgatattgaTTGAGATGATATACCAAACTATTTAACCCTTATTAATTTGTTATCGCGAAGCCTTGACTATTGCGAAGTCTTCAACATTGTTCCTGACTTGATACTTACGAGGTCTT is a window of Mercurialis annua linkage group LG2, ddMerAnnu1.2, whole genome shotgun sequence DNA encoding:
- the LOC126667494 gene encoding uncharacterized protein LOC126667494, yielding MPMYNDDEQIKIESPDQDASDTSAGTQSYVEPEGKTKLTIKRKEDAPLAETDFKVLVELTGTADLKDRCGLDLVVVLDVSLSMDDDNGKKLNKMKTAMQFVIKKLTPNDRLSVVTFARTGDRRRRLMQMTANAQKDIGELVGSLRTGPYTNIVDGLRVGKQVVDGRKITAGRAAAIMLMSDGVDNVNGRNIRQVLNRQIPVWDVPVYTFGFGMEQDAQLLQEIATKSSRGTYSDVQNEENLTLAFSQCLAGLQTIIAPDLTLTVIPEKNSKIVSVSVSDLDYPQSTEDDGSVTILFGDLFSRETRKAIVYLRLSEIKPRKGRTSVPSTILQVNYTYTYAEGILFRAEAQLVEITRSRTAVTQEIEDILIEEDRLSTLKAIKDAIAEADRGNLRGAVSILEAALDSLNRAVYQPNEMTDTMKYELKRIIDLMKDPNTYKTRGRPFALSYVTSHGRQRYATKGDTGSDLKKMRSYATKNMNTSFEQAERFDKNPNISLPSAKEDAQLDLKNDPFAPIAVPLANNNQRAILALKQNEDIIENVKTLEDIENIARNVETGIQSLQKMLASIGNVLKT